From Podospora bellae-mahoneyi strain CBS 112042 chromosome 5, whole genome shotgun sequence:
ATACCTCGTTACGCCCGCGCATAACAACTAGTCAACCGAACATCGTTTCTACAGCATCTTTTACCATGGAAAACATTGTTTTCAGTCCTGATCTTACCATTGCCGATAAGGTGGTTCTTGAGAACCTCAGCAGCGAAATCGAGATTGGGCTCCTCGGGGCAAACCGCGAGTCGATCAAAGGTATCTTGATCATTGAGACGACGCCCTCCTCTTGATTTCCAGATTACATGAGTAATCGCTGACAGGTTGTTGAATATAGCCCGGAGAGACTCTCGTGACATAAGCGCTCTGCAATCATTTAACGACCCGAAGAGCCAGGACTTCGACCCTACCGTCCTCTCGACCTACGATCTTCGACACCTGCGCCGTACACTGCCTGTCATCGTCGGCAAGAATGTAGTAGCGCCATACATTGCATCGGCACGTCGCATCGTGCGCCATGAGACGGATGTGGTCATGGCGACACACCTGATCCTCTACTTCAGCACCTCGGTGCCCAGCGCCATTTGGCTGTTCTACAACTTCACCTACCTCCACGGCGTCGTTCACTTTCTCATGCAGGCCTGGTATACAGGCAGCTACACCCTGATGAGGCATCAACACATCCACCAAAATGGCGTTTTGACCAAAGACTCTAGTCTGGTACGCCTATTCGACATGTACTTTCCCTATGTCACCGATCCATTGATGGGCCACACATGGAACAGCTACTATTATCACCACGTAAAACACCACCACGTCGAGGGCAACGGACCGGACGatctctcctccaccctccgaTACCAGCGCGACGATCTGCTTCACTTCCTCCACTACCTCGGccgtttctttt
This genomic window contains:
- a CDS encoding hypothetical protein (EggNog:ENOG503NUPE; COG:S) — protein: MENIVFSPDLTIADKVVLENLSSEIEIGLLGANRESIKARRDSRDISALQSFNDPKSQDFDPTVLSTYDLRHLRRTLPVIVGKNVVAPYIASARRIVRHETDVVMATHLILYFSTSVPSAIWLFYNFTYLHGVVHFLMQAWYTGSYTLMRHQHIHQNGVLTKDSSLVRLFDMYFPYVTDPLMGHTWNSYYYHHVKHHHVEGNGPDDLSSTLRYQRDDLLHFLHYLGRFFFFVWLDLPLYFFRKGQTVNGARILFWELFNYFSLFILYQLHSKATTFVFLLPLLLMRLGLMVGNWGQHAFVDPDEPDSDFRSSITLIDVASNRHCFNDGYHTSHHLNPRRHWREHPIAFLQQKRKYVEEKALVFHNIDYLMITVKLLQKDYDHLARCLVPIGQEQIELSMKDRADMLRGLTRRFTEEEIREKFPRAGQKQKEL